From the genome of Halorussus sp. MSC15.2, one region includes:
- a CDS encoding cupin domain-containing protein, producing the protein MSDDYEHLSLDDLETNPEKPGRRWELSPAFGIDDYNVNVAVLEPGERLSQNAYHYHPNQAEFYYVADGRCRVEVEDGSFDAETDDALRFAAGVPHMLHNPYDDRCKIVAIGSPPEGRRPVHQVQSYEELLAERYGEDADDAPS; encoded by the coding sequence ATGAGCGACGACTACGAACACCTGTCGCTCGACGACCTCGAGACGAACCCCGAGAAACCCGGCCGACGGTGGGAGCTATCGCCGGCGTTCGGCATCGACGACTACAACGTCAACGTCGCGGTCCTCGAACCCGGTGAGCGACTGTCCCAGAACGCCTACCACTACCACCCGAATCAGGCCGAGTTCTACTACGTCGCCGACGGCCGGTGCCGCGTCGAAGTCGAGGACGGGTCGTTCGACGCCGAGACAGACGACGCCCTCCGGTTCGCGGCGGGCGTCCCGCACATGCTCCACAACCCGTACGACGACCGGTGCAAAATCGTGGCCATCGGCAGTCCGCCCGAGGGGAGGCGGCCGGTCCATCAGGTCCAGAGCTACGAGGAACTGCTGGCAGAGCGATACGGCGAGGACGCAGACGACGCTCCGTCGTAA
- a CDS encoding MmgE/PrpD family protein, whose product MGETHTLAEFAANATFEDVPDEIVAEAKRAIRDYVGVALYGSQHGVGERISTYVDRCMTGEEAAVLGRGAASPPGAALANGAFGHAIDYDDTFESIVIHPTSPVFPAALAGVQVADGTGRDALTAYVVGVEAAFRTGHATYPSHYDNGWHSTGTVGTFGATAAAASALGLNAEEIAHAYGIAASSSSSLKKNFGTMTKPLHAGHAAQMGVRAALLAESGFTADDAVFEGDIGYGEVMTPGGEYDPTQMTEGLGEEWAVADIGFKPYPSGVITHAAMDALRAVVEREDLDPADVETVRVALDEAASEMLIHADPDDALQAKFSIEFCLAAILREGDAGVREFSDEYVADPRTREVMAKVERDFETNLFGGSFAGYGARVTVTTKDGEEYVEVEKHAPGSPNNPVSDERLDAKFFECAEPTVGPERADAVAAAVADLDAEGALDRLLENATAENEDE is encoded by the coding sequence ATGGGAGAGACGCACACGTTAGCCGAGTTCGCAGCGAACGCGACGTTCGAGGACGTACCGGACGAGATAGTGGCGGAAGCGAAACGGGCGATTCGGGACTACGTCGGCGTCGCGCTCTACGGCTCTCAGCACGGCGTCGGCGAGCGCATCTCGACGTACGTAGACCGATGCATGACGGGCGAGGAGGCGGCGGTGCTCGGTCGCGGCGCGGCGAGTCCGCCCGGCGCGGCACTCGCGAACGGCGCGTTCGGCCACGCCATCGACTACGACGACACCTTCGAGTCGATAGTCATCCACCCGACGTCGCCCGTGTTCCCCGCTGCTCTCGCTGGGGTGCAGGTGGCCGATGGCACCGGGCGCGACGCACTGACGGCGTACGTCGTCGGCGTCGAGGCGGCCTTCCGGACCGGCCACGCCACCTACCCGAGTCACTACGACAACGGGTGGCACAGCACCGGCACTGTCGGGACGTTCGGCGCGACGGCGGCCGCGGCGTCGGCGCTCGGACTGAACGCCGAGGAGATAGCCCACGCGTACGGCATCGCGGCGTCGTCCTCGTCGTCGCTGAAGAAGAACTTCGGGACCATGACGAAACCGCTTCACGCCGGTCACGCCGCCCAGATGGGCGTGCGCGCCGCGCTGCTGGCCGAATCGGGGTTCACCGCAGACGACGCGGTGTTCGAGGGCGACATCGGTTACGGCGAGGTGATGACTCCGGGCGGCGAGTACGACCCGACTCAGATGACCGAGGGGCTTGGCGAGGAGTGGGCTGTCGCGGACATCGGCTTCAAACCGTACCCCTCGGGCGTGATAACCCACGCGGCGATGGACGCCCTGCGAGCGGTGGTCGAGCGCGAGGACCTCGACCCGGCCGACGTCGAGACGGTGCGGGTCGCGCTCGACGAGGCCGCCTCCGAGATGCTCATCCACGCCGACCCCGACGACGCCCTGCAGGCGAAGTTCTCCATCGAGTTCTGCCTCGCCGCGATACTCCGCGAGGGGGACGCGGGCGTCCGGGAGTTCTCCGACGAGTACGTCGCCGACCCGCGCACGCGAGAGGTGATGGCGAAGGTCGAGCGCGACTTCGAGACGAACCTCTTCGGCGGGAGCTTCGCCGGGTACGGTGCCCGGGTGACGGTCACGACGAAGGACGGTGAGGAGTACGTCGAAGTCGAGAAGCACGCGCCGGGGAGTCCCAACAACCCCGTCTCCGACGAGCGCCTCGACGCGAAGTTCTTCGAGTGCGCCGAACCGACGGTGGGTCCCGAGCGCGCGGACGCCGTCGCGGCCGCCGTCGCCGACCTCGACGCCGAGGGCGCGCTCGACCGACTGCTGGAGAACGCCACCGCCGAGAACGAAGACGAATGA
- a CDS encoding MFS transporter — MKSNDRAIVGFTMLAHAMFHTYELAIPIFVTVWLDAFTATEATLGLVVGAGYALIGLGALPSGILADAYGSKRLVLGSAAGMGGGFLLVSVAPNVWVLGAALVLWGAGASLYHPAGLSLLSRGTADDNRGTAFAYHGAAGNVGTVVGPLAAAVLLAVLDWRLVAGLFVIPAAVAGAIAFRLSFDERAAAEEAETEVAADGDPGRTAETDGGLGSLRELVRDSRLLFTRGFVVLFAIIMLYGLYYRGVLTFLPEILGGLSMFEPVTVFERTFSPSRYVYAGLLSVGVAGQYAGGKVTDMIETEYALVATFAALVVAALLFVPASNAGVVPLLGVCVLLGFFVYAAAPVYQATIADYVTADSHGLSYGFTYLAMFGVGALGAALAGTVLTYAGSGALFVALAALVALAGLLSLYLLVR; from the coding sequence ATGAAATCCAACGACCGAGCCATCGTCGGGTTCACGATGCTCGCCCACGCGATGTTTCACACCTACGAACTGGCCATCCCCATCTTCGTGACGGTGTGGCTCGACGCCTTCACGGCGACGGAGGCCACGCTGGGTCTCGTCGTCGGCGCGGGCTACGCCCTCATCGGTCTGGGCGCGCTCCCCAGCGGCATCCTCGCCGACGCGTACGGGTCGAAGCGACTCGTTCTCGGCTCCGCCGCCGGGATGGGCGGCGGGTTCCTGCTCGTCAGCGTCGCCCCGAACGTCTGGGTGCTGGGCGCGGCGCTGGTGCTGTGGGGCGCGGGCGCGAGCCTCTACCATCCCGCGGGTCTCTCGCTCCTGAGTCGGGGCACGGCGGACGACAACCGCGGCACCGCCTTCGCCTACCACGGCGCGGCGGGCAACGTCGGAACCGTGGTCGGCCCGCTGGCGGCGGCGGTGCTGCTGGCGGTCCTCGACTGGCGACTCGTCGCCGGACTGTTCGTGATTCCCGCCGCCGTCGCCGGCGCTATCGCGTTCCGACTCTCGTTCGACGAGCGGGCGGCCGCGGAGGAGGCGGAGACCGAAGTCGCGGCCGACGGCGACCCCGGCCGGACGGCCGAGACCGACGGCGGTCTGGGTTCGCTCCGCGAGTTGGTCCGCGACTCCCGACTGCTGTTCACCAGAGGGTTCGTGGTCCTGTTCGCCATCATCATGCTCTACGGTCTCTACTACCGGGGCGTGCTGACGTTCCTGCCCGAAATCCTCGGGGGTCTCTCGATGTTCGAACCGGTCACCGTCTTCGAGCGGACGTTCTCGCCCAGCAGATACGTGTACGCGGGCCTGCTGTCGGTCGGCGTCGCGGGCCAGTACGCGGGCGGCAAGGTGACCGACATGATAGAGACCGAGTACGCGCTCGTCGCGACGTTCGCGGCGCTCGTCGTCGCGGCGCTGCTGTTCGTCCCCGCGTCCAACGCGGGCGTCGTGCCGCTGCTCGGCGTCTGCGTGCTGCTTGGCTTCTTCGTCTACGCGGCCGCGCCGGTGTATCAGGCCACCATCGCCGACTACGTCACCGCCGACAGCCACGGTCTCTCGTACGGGTTCACCTACCTCGCGATGTTCGGCGTCGGGGCGCTCGGGGCCGCGCTGGCGGGGACCGTCCTCACCTACGCCGGGTCGGGCGCGCTGTTCGTCGCGCTCGCGGCCCTCGTGGCGCTCGCCGGTCTGCTCAGCCTCTACCTGCTCGTGCGGTAA
- a CDS encoding iron-containing alcohol dehydrogenase family protein — MHDRPLVGEGRIAFATPETEFGEGVTDRLPETLDRLGVDAPLVVTDRGVESAGVLDAALDGLDLDPTVHYATTEPSVEDFEDLPDVEVDGVVAVGGGSCLDTAKVVATLLAHGGTASDYLGVDKVPGPVAPTVAIPTTSGTGSQATQTAVVSFDGVKRGMSDELLRPDVALVDPALTHGLPRDVTARSGFDAFVHSLESLTARDHTQVEPRPINYQGANPISRPLSRQALELVHGAYEQAVADGDDREARRDLSLGSHLAGTAFSNAGLGAVHALASSVGGMTGRPHGECLAASLTAGLRYNLPVRREEYADVAQTLGVARPEDDTDEAAEALIAECERLRDSVGLPGSFADLGLGPDDADEIVENTLIQERRIKTNPRDVGEDIREPVVRALE; from the coding sequence ATGCACGACCGACCGCTCGTCGGAGAGGGCCGCATAGCGTTCGCGACGCCGGAGACCGAGTTCGGCGAGGGAGTGACCGACCGACTCCCGGAGACGCTCGACCGATTGGGCGTGGACGCCCCGCTCGTGGTGACCGACCGGGGCGTCGAATCCGCGGGCGTCCTCGACGCCGCGCTCGACGGTCTCGACCTCGACCCGACGGTCCACTACGCGACGACCGAACCGAGCGTCGAGGACTTCGAGGACCTGCCCGACGTCGAGGTGGACGGCGTGGTGGCCGTCGGCGGCGGGTCGTGTCTCGACACCGCGAAGGTGGTCGCCACGCTGCTCGCCCACGGCGGGACAGCCAGCGACTACCTCGGCGTCGACAAGGTTCCCGGCCCGGTCGCGCCGACCGTCGCGATTCCGACCACGAGCGGAACCGGGTCGCAGGCGACCCAGACCGCGGTCGTCTCCTTCGACGGTGTGAAACGCGGAATGAGCGACGAACTGCTGCGTCCGGACGTCGCGCTCGTGGACCCGGCGCTCACGCACGGCCTGCCGCGCGACGTGACCGCGCGGTCGGGGTTCGACGCGTTCGTCCACTCACTGGAGTCGCTGACCGCGCGCGACCACACTCAGGTCGAACCGCGACCCATCAACTATCAGGGAGCGAACCCCATCTCGCGCCCCCTGTCGCGTCAGGCGCTCGAACTGGTCCACGGGGCGTACGAGCAGGCGGTCGCGGACGGCGACGACCGCGAGGCGAGGCGCGACCTGAGCCTCGGGTCCCACCTCGCGGGGACCGCGTTCTCGAACGCGGGACTCGGCGCGGTCCACGCGCTGGCGAGCAGCGTCGGCGGGATGACCGGGCGACCCCACGGGGAGTGTCTCGCCGCCTCGCTGACCGCCGGTCTGCGCTACAACCTGCCGGTACGGCGAGAGGAGTACGCAGACGTCGCGCAGACGCTCGGCGTGGCCCGACCCGAGGACGACACCGACGAGGCGGCCGAGGCGCTCATCGCGGAGTGCGAGCGACTTCGGGACAGCGTCGGTCTCCCGGGGTCGTTCGCCGACCTCGGACTGGGACCCGACGACGCCGACGAAATCGTCGAGAACACGCTGATTCAGGAGCGCCGCATCAAGACGAACCCGCGGGACGTTGGCGAGGACATCCGCGAACCGGTGGTACGGGCGCTGGAATGA
- a CDS encoding oxaloacetate decarboxylase: protein MANSRAEFRESVESDGIVVAPGAYDAASAKLVERAGAEVVYMSGSSVSTSVHGYPDVGVTTLTEMTDRARQMANAVDVPVFADADTGYGNPINVRRTVEEFEAAGVAGVHLEDQTFPKQCGHFEGKDVVATDEMTAKLRAAADAREDDDFVLIARTDARAVEGFDVAVERSRAYLEAGADVIFFEAPESVAELEEAAERIDAPLLANMTEGGKTPMLSAEELDALGYDIALFPATGFKAVLKTLQDVYAEIVETGSQREVMDELVTWEGRNEITGLDRIRDLEDRYATDGDS, encoded by the coding sequence ATGGCGAATTCGAGAGCCGAGTTCCGCGAATCGGTCGAGAGCGACGGAATCGTCGTCGCGCCCGGCGCGTACGACGCCGCCAGCGCGAAACTCGTCGAACGGGCGGGCGCGGAGGTCGTCTACATGTCGGGGTCGAGCGTCTCGACGTCCGTCCACGGCTACCCGGACGTCGGAGTCACGACGCTGACGGAAATGACCGACCGCGCCCGGCAGATGGCGAACGCGGTAGACGTGCCGGTGTTCGCCGACGCGGACACCGGCTACGGCAACCCCATCAACGTGCGCCGAACCGTCGAGGAGTTCGAGGCCGCGGGCGTCGCGGGCGTCCACCTCGAAGACCAGACGTTTCCCAAGCAGTGCGGACACTTCGAAGGCAAGGACGTGGTGGCGACCGACGAGATGACGGCGAAGCTGCGCGCCGCGGCCGACGCCCGCGAGGACGACGACTTCGTGCTCATCGCCCGGACCGACGCGCGGGCGGTCGAGGGGTTCGACGTCGCGGTCGAACGTTCTCGGGCATACTTGGAGGCGGGCGCGGACGTCATCTTCTTCGAGGCCCCCGAGTCGGTCGCCGAACTCGAAGAGGCGGCCGAGCGAATCGACGCGCCGCTCTTGGCGAACATGACCGAGGGCGGGAAGACGCCGATGCTGTCGGCCGAGGAACTCGACGCGTTGGGGTACGACATCGCGCTGTTCCCCGCGACCGGGTTCAAGGCGGTCCTGAAGACCCTGCAGGACGTGTACGCCGAAATCGTCGAGACGGGGAGCCAGCGGGAGGTCATGGACGAACTCGTCACGTGGGAGGGCCGCAACGAGATTACGGGACTCGACCGAATACGCGACCTCGAAGACAGGTACGCCACCGACGGGGACTCGTAG
- a CDS encoding nitrate/nitrite transporter, translating into MQDRTRALAVASTVLLLSVLVWFNYSALLPRIVEAWSLSGLQAGALFAAFQAGYVAAILPAGMVADTYSTRRVVAVGATGTGLASLGFAAFADGFLVGAALRLVAGAFMAAVYVPGMRFLSEWYPESVRGRALGVYTGAFSLSTGLSFLLSSSVAAAVNWRVGIGATSVGAVVAGPVMLAFARDHPDAAASDLQFDRSFLSNRAYLYAVGVYAGHTWELFGVRNWLPAFLVLTPALAGASNPAVLAGLLTGAMMSLGGVGNLLGGWASDSVGRIPTVFVVLGGSACISVVLGGVGDLLSLPALTALLLVYGTLLTADSSPTSTTVTEVVEDEHVGAALSVQTLTGFSATVVSPVVFGAVVDAAGYAWAFPTLALGAVFGLVSLQLLSRRLRRSAPGPEEPAVAGE; encoded by the coding sequence ATGCAAGACCGCACTCGGGCGCTCGCCGTCGCCAGCACCGTCCTGCTGCTGTCGGTGCTGGTGTGGTTCAACTACTCGGCGCTGCTGCCCCGGATAGTCGAGGCGTGGTCGCTGTCTGGGCTTCAGGCGGGCGCGCTGTTCGCGGCGTTTCAGGCCGGGTACGTCGCCGCCATTCTCCCGGCCGGAATGGTCGCCGATACGTACTCGACACGGCGGGTCGTCGCCGTCGGCGCGACCGGCACGGGACTGGCGAGTCTCGGGTTCGCGGCGTTCGCCGACGGCTTCCTCGTCGGCGCGGCGCTCCGACTGGTGGCCGGAGCGTTCATGGCCGCGGTGTACGTGCCCGGCATGCGGTTCCTGAGCGAGTGGTACCCCGAGTCGGTCCGGGGACGGGCGCTGGGCGTCTACACCGGCGCGTTCTCGCTGAGCACCGGTCTCTCGTTCCTGCTCTCGTCGTCGGTCGCCGCGGCGGTGAACTGGCGGGTCGGCATCGGCGCGACCAGCGTGGGCGCGGTGGTCGCCGGACCGGTGATGCTGGCGTTCGCCCGCGACCACCCGGACGCGGCCGCGAGCGACCTGCAGTTCGACCGGAGCTTCCTCTCCAATCGGGCGTACCTCTACGCGGTCGGCGTCTACGCCGGTCACACGTGGGAACTGTTCGGCGTGCGGAACTGGCTCCCCGCGTTTCTCGTGCTCACCCCTGCGCTCGCGGGAGCGTCGAACCCAGCGGTACTGGCCGGTCTGCTGACCGGCGCGATGATGTCGCTCGGCGGCGTCGGCAACTTGCTGGGCGGGTGGGCGAGCGACTCCGTCGGCCGGATTCCGACCGTCTTCGTCGTGCTGGGCGGGAGCGCGTGCATCAGCGTGGTCCTCGGCGGCGTGGGCGACCTGCTGTCGCTCCCCGCGCTGACCGCGCTCCTGCTCGTCTACGGCACGCTCCTGACGGCCGACAGTTCGCCGACATCGACCACGGTCACCGAGGTGGTCGAGGACGAACACGTCGGGGCCGCGCTCTCGGTCCAGACGCTCACCGGATTCAGCGCCACGGTGGTCTCGCCGGTCGTCTTCGGCGCGGTCGTGGACGCCGCCGGGTACGCGTGGGCGTTCCCGACGCTCGCGCTCGGAGCGGTCTTCGGTCTCGTCTCGCTGCAGTTGCTGTCGCGGCGACTCCGGCGGTCCGCGCCCGGTCCGGAGGAACCCGCGGTGGCCGGGGAGTGA
- a CDS encoding alkaline phosphatase family protein, which yields MTHVVACLDGLDPEYLDAVETPGWDRIADRGNAGTCDGLVPSLTNVNNVGIVTASFPAENGVTGNTYYDPERDEQAYMNDPSLLRCRTELQRRADRGETVAALVAKDKLVGMVGQDCDLAASAEDPPDWLADAVGDPPGIYSGGASAWLMDAAVHVLDERDPDVLYVSTTDVIPHKHGPDEAAAEEWVRELDAGVAALAERSDALVATADHGMNYKSVCVDLEAALDREQLDAEVVRLITDEHTYHHQNLGGAAYVYLEDGSADALAPLADIDGVAEVLPAEEAAERFRLPTDAIGDALVLGTESSVFGPVEEGVRGSVELRSHGSHHERRVPYVASTGTTLDYNVEAFRGLE from the coding sequence ATGACTCACGTCGTCGCCTGTCTCGACGGTCTCGACCCCGAGTACCTCGACGCCGTCGAGACGCCGGGCTGGGACCGCATCGCCGACCGCGGGAACGCGGGCACCTGTGACGGACTCGTTCCGAGCCTCACCAACGTCAACAACGTCGGCATCGTCACGGCCAGCTTTCCCGCGGAGAACGGGGTGACGGGCAACACCTACTACGACCCCGAGCGCGACGAACAGGCCTACATGAACGACCCGTCGCTCCTGCGGTGTCGGACCGAACTCCAGCGCCGGGCCGACCGCGGCGAGACCGTCGCCGCCCTCGTGGCCAAGGACAAACTCGTCGGGATGGTCGGGCAGGACTGCGACCTCGCGGCGAGCGCGGAGGACCCGCCCGACTGGCTCGCCGACGCCGTGGGCGACCCGCCGGGCATCTACTCCGGCGGGGCGAGCGCGTGGCTGATGGACGCCGCGGTCCACGTCCTCGACGAGCGCGACCCCGACGTGCTGTACGTCTCCACGACGGACGTGATTCCCCACAAGCACGGTCCCGACGAAGCTGCGGCCGAGGAGTGGGTCCGCGAACTCGACGCCGGGGTGGCCGCGCTCGCCGAGCGGAGCGACGCGCTCGTGGCCACCGCGGACCACGGCATGAACTACAAGTCGGTCTGCGTGGACCTCGAAGCGGCCCTCGACCGGGAGCAGTTGGACGCCGAGGTGGTCCGACTCATCACCGACGAACACACCTACCACCACCAGAACCTCGGCGGGGCCGCGTACGTCTACCTCGAAGACGGGTCGGCCGACGCCCTCGCGCCGCTGGCTGACATCGACGGCGTGGCGGAGGTTCTCCCCGCCGAGGAAGCGGCCGAGCGGTTCCGACTGCCGACCGACGCCATCGGCGATGCGCTGGTTCTCGGAACCGAGTCGTCGGTGTTCGGTCCGGTCGAGGAGGGCGTTCGCGGGTCGGTCGAGTTGCGCTCGCACGGCTCTCACCACGAGCGCCGCGTTCCGTACGTCGCCAGCACCGGCACGACTCTCGACTACAACGTCGAGGCGTTTCGGGGACTCGAATAA
- a CDS encoding PPC domain-containing DNA-binding protein, whose product MDHVREGDRIVVRLDPGEEVLDSLAELRDEYDIENGFLTAIGAVDRVTLGHYDTEAQEYSEEEFTGQFEVTSFLGNIGPDKIHTHIQVADDSFESLGGHCSDARVSGTFEVLVTLGETPLTHHLDERTGLDVFDI is encoded by the coding sequence ATGGACCACGTACGCGAAGGCGACCGAATCGTCGTACGACTCGACCCCGGCGAGGAAGTCCTCGACTCGCTCGCCGAACTCCGCGACGAGTACGACATCGAGAACGGCTTCCTGACCGCCATCGGCGCGGTGGACCGGGTGACGCTCGGCCACTACGACACCGAGGCCCAGGAGTACAGCGAGGAGGAGTTCACCGGCCAGTTCGAGGTGACCAGCTTCCTCGGCAACATCGGCCCGGACAAGATACACACCCACATTCAGGTAGCCGACGACTCCTTCGAGTCGCTGGGCGGCCACTGCTCGGATGCGCGGGTCTCGGGGACCTTCGAGGTGCTGGTGACCCTCGGCGAGACGCCGCTCACGCACCACCTCGACGAGCGAACCGGTCTCGACGTGTTCGACATCTAG
- a CDS encoding thiamine pyrophosphate-requiring protein, whose translation MHLQHCTAPHTDMDVTEAIADVLVAEGVDYLFGFPSNPLFDTGAVEEAGIETIVVRQERTGVHMADAVSRVTSGDEVGVFACQHGPGTENSFGGVAQAYAESVPLVAFPRGYDRSKTDVDPKFNSFLNYQHVTKSCEQLTDPEAVADTVRRAFSAARNGRPRPALVEIPMDVWDEEVGDVEYEPTESRKTGPDPSDVPPAVDMLLDAERPVIYAGQGVHYAKGWEPLRELAELVEAPVATSLNGKSAFPEDHPLSLGAGSKSEPGQLAHFLDECDLLFGVGTSFSTSSYGITVPEDNAIVHATLDPADIDKEVESDHAIVGDAKLTLEAMVAETEDRLDGPRGRREDVVEEIREVEEEWLADWRPKLESDETPINPYRVINELTEVVDAEDAIVTHDAGNARDFLAPFWESTEPLGYIGWGKTTQLGYGLGLAMGAKLAHPDKLCINVWGDGAIGMTGLDIETAARYDIPILSILLNNEEMASYDTPFGGDFRTVAEGLGAYGERIEDPDEIAGAIERGIEKTEEGTPVLLEFVTARETELSRPDLD comes from the coding sequence ATACATTTACAACACTGCACCGCGCCACACACTGACATGGACGTGACAGAGGCGATTGCGGACGTTCTCGTCGCGGAAGGCGTCGATTACCTCTTCGGATTCCCGTCGAACCCGCTGTTCGACACCGGGGCCGTCGAGGAGGCGGGAATCGAGACGATAGTCGTCCGACAGGAGCGGACGGGCGTACACATGGCCGACGCCGTGAGCCGAGTGACTTCGGGCGACGAAGTCGGCGTGTTCGCCTGCCAGCACGGTCCCGGCACGGAGAACTCCTTCGGCGGGGTCGCGCAGGCGTACGCGGAGTCGGTCCCGCTGGTCGCGTTTCCGCGGGGCTACGACCGGTCGAAGACCGACGTGGACCCGAAGTTCAACTCCTTCCTCAACTACCAGCACGTCACCAAGTCCTGCGAGCAACTCACCGACCCGGAGGCGGTCGCCGACACCGTCCGCCGGGCGTTCAGCGCCGCGCGCAACGGTCGGCCGCGCCCGGCGCTCGTCGAGATTCCCATGGACGTCTGGGACGAGGAGGTTGGCGACGTCGAGTACGAACCAACCGAGTCACGGAAGACTGGTCCCGACCCGAGCGACGTCCCGCCGGCGGTGGACATGCTGCTCGACGCCGAGCGGCCGGTCATCTACGCCGGGCAGGGCGTCCACTACGCGAAGGGGTGGGAGCCGCTCCGCGAACTCGCCGAACTCGTGGAGGCTCCGGTCGCCACCAGCCTCAACGGGAAGAGCGCCTTCCCCGAGGACCACCCGCTCTCGCTCGGGGCGGGGTCCAAGAGCGAACCCGGTCAGCTCGCGCACTTCCTCGACGAGTGCGACCTGCTGTTCGGCGTCGGAACCAGCTTCTCCACGTCGTCCTACGGCATCACCGTGCCCGAGGACAACGCCATCGTCCACGCCACGCTCGACCCCGCAGACATCGACAAGGAGGTCGAGAGCGACCACGCCATCGTCGGCGACGCGAAGCTGACGCTCGAAGCGATGGTGGCGGAAACCGAGGACCGTCTCGACGGGCCGCGCGGCCGCCGCGAGGACGTGGTCGAGGAGATTCGGGAGGTCGAAGAGGAGTGGCTGGCCGACTGGCGGCCCAAACTGGAGTCCGACGAGACACCCATCAACCCGTATCGGGTCATCAACGAACTCACTGAAGTCGTGGACGCCGAGGACGCCATCGTCACCCACGACGCCGGGAACGCCCGCGACTTCCTCGCGCCGTTCTGGGAGTCCACGGAACCGCTGGGTTACATCGGGTGGGGGAAGACGACGCAACTCGGCTACGGTCTCGGACTGGCGATGGGGGCCAAACTGGCCCACCCCGACAAGCTCTGCATCAACGTCTGGGGCGACGGAGCCATCGGTATGACCGGTCTCGACATCGAGACCGCGGCCCGCTACGACATCCCGATTCTCTCCATCCTCCTGAACAACGAGGAGATGGCGAGCTACGACACCCCGTTCGGCGGTGACTTCCGGACGGTGGCCGAGGGGCTGGGCGCGTACGGCGAGCGCATCGAGGACCCAGACGAAATCGCCGGTGCCATCGAGCGCGGCATCGAGAAGACCGAGGAGGGGACGCCAGTCCTGCTGGAGTTCGTGACCGCGAGGGAGACCGAACTGTCGCGCCCCGACCTCGACTGA
- the ddh gene encoding D-2-hydroxyacid dehydrogenase produces MSERADIERLCVHESVENVVPKEAFVEAFDDLDVPAELVGDGEDYAESDAVVSFRPRPEFLDAGWVHCARAGYDEFDTDAYEAAGVPLTNSSGIHGETVGELAVNYMLSFARLLHVYRDHQHDADWYDPDYERPFTVGGERLCVVGLGTLGRGIAERADALGMEVVGVRRSDESVPGVSRVYDPEDLHEAIADARFVAIAVPHTPATEGMFGAPEFRRMRDDAYLINVARGPIVDEDALVDALDAGDVAGAGLDVFETEPLPEDSPLWDFEEVIISPHKGSATNRYHLDIADLVSENVRRYLAGEDLRNRVA; encoded by the coding sequence ATGTCAGAGCGCGCCGATATCGAGCGGCTGTGCGTCCACGAATCGGTCGAGAACGTCGTGCCGAAGGAGGCGTTCGTCGAGGCGTTCGACGACCTCGACGTGCCCGCCGAACTCGTCGGCGACGGCGAGGACTACGCCGAGTCCGACGCCGTCGTCTCGTTCAGACCCCGCCCGGAGTTCCTCGACGCGGGGTGGGTCCACTGCGCCCGCGCCGGGTACGACGAGTTCGACACCGACGCCTACGAGGCCGCGGGGGTTCCGCTGACGAACTCCTCGGGCATCCACGGCGAGACCGTCGGCGAACTCGCGGTCAACTACATGCTCTCGTTCGCCCGCCTGCTCCACGTCTACCGCGACCACCAGCACGACGCCGACTGGTACGACCCCGACTACGAGCGCCCGTTCACCGTCGGCGGCGAGCGACTCTGCGTGGTCGGTCTCGGGACGCTCGGGCGCGGCATCGCCGAACGCGCCGACGCCCTCGGGATGGAAGTGGTGGGCGTCCGGCGCTCCGACGAGTCGGTGCCCGGCGTCTCCCGAGTGTACGACCCGGAGGACCTCCACGAGGCCATCGCGGACGCTCGATTCGTCGCCATCGCGGTGCCCCACACGCCAGCGACCGAGGGCATGTTCGGCGCGCCGGAGTTCCGGCGGATGCGCGACGACGCGTACCTCATCAACGTCGCTCGCGGCCCCATCGTGGACGAGGACGCGCTCGTCGATGCGCTCGACGCCGGCGACGTCGCGGGCGCGGGGTTGGACGTCTTCGAGACCGAACCCCTGCCGGAGGACTCCCCGCTGTGGGACTTCGAGGAGGTCATCATCTCCCCGCACAAGGGGTCGGCGACCAACCGGTATCACCTCGACATCGCCGACCTGGTGTCGGAGAACGTCCGCCGATACCTCGCGGGCGAGGACCTCCGCAACCGAGTCGCGTAG